The following DNA comes from Pseudophryne corroboree isolate aPseCor3 chromosome 8, aPseCor3.hap2, whole genome shotgun sequence.
gtctccgcagtgttgccccagccACTTCTGGACATTTTGGCAAGTcctcaaagtgatgagccacgatcacctcagctgtctggtgagtaaaaaatGTTATGAAAAAATTAATAAAAGTTTGACACAGTGTGGACTATGAATGAACATGGCTAAGTCATATTAATTTTACGaagcactgatatgtgcaaggtgtgaTATGGtgaaatattttttaatttttgtttataaATGTAAGAAAtaatctgtttgccttgtgcctttatcaccttgcacatatcattgtctgttcaaatccttaggtcttctcaTGGTTAATTCagttgcaccactgtttgtgttttGTCAAGACAATTATATTTGTGCACATTATTAGTCATGGCCATAATGTCAATTACCAAGcacatgtgtttttttgccaaaatTACTGCACCCATTTTCAGATGTCATGTTGGCCCTAGCATCCATTTTGTTTTTGTAATAACATTTTgtttataaaaatttaaaaagaaCATTGTTTAAGACAAATGTTTAACAGGGCCCACATCACCAGTTATAAACATAGTCCAACTTAACACATTTGCCTGTTTTgtgataaatacacaaatataattttttataatttttttattaaaagtaaaaaatgaCTGCCTTTACAAATTAATGAGTTTGATCAAAACCACATTTACTGCCTTGTTTGTGTTTATCTAAAGGAAGGGCCATACACAATTTTTACATGCCTTAATGTTAAATGGGGACATATCTTCGTGTTTCACATATCATTATGGCTTAGAGTCTCTGAACAAAACAAattaaataaaattgtgttgtgTAAATTAGAAGGCACACACAGGCGTGCACAGAAACTGAATTGCGGGTTTCGCACAggacttccacccccccccccccccccctccacggcattatagtgttctcacacctcccctgtcctggatgtagactgcttacctggtccgctcctctgggtcgtccaggtgagcagtctatatccaggacaggggaggatagagaacactataatgttgtgtagGGGGGGAAGTTtggtgcggaacccgccagtcagtgtctgcgcacacctgtgaaggcacatatgtgtttcttAAGGCAATATTCCAAGTTTTTTGGACAACACACAATCTGTAACATtttcatgagtattattaagtatgccatgtttaggacaagcaaagaaATATATTTGAAAATAATCAGTGGCTGTTGTGacccccatacagaaccaaccatcatgggcgaggacgaccagcaggaacctgaccaacaggctacctttacactgcacctgcagcccgttgctcctacccagccaacccagcagcaggatatgccccaagcctccgtaagcccccaattgatcccaactccaccacagcaacaaatgtccgcagacttttggagcagttgggccacacaacaggtccaaaacactgcctacctgaacacacacacacaacaccttgccagtctgccgcaTCATCTACCTCGCATTAgtaggaactcgggcagactgattgttcaggtaggcagaatagctacttcaatggagcaaatcagggcggacaacatgCAAATGCTGACAAATTTATCTCGAGTAATCGatgagcaacagcagcagcaacaagccctaatacAAGTCATCCAGCACAACCAAGTAGTGACTGAAACTTTGTCCTGAATTgttgccagccacactgctaccaataatcagctgaatgccagtattCACAATCTTAGCCAAAGCATTACTGTGCTGGCAGCACAACAAGTCAGCTCCAGCTCCGGAACAACgacccctagccagaccccagttaccgccCCTGTTCGACGCTCAAGCAGAACACGGGCCAGCGACCCAGGACAAACTTCTGCACCaagcacacacaccaaaaaaaaatgaGTAAGACAGGAAATTTGTTCAACACAATAAATGTTTTGCTATTGTATTCCCAAAAAAAACCTGTGTCCGTGTCAATCATtttaaaacacgctatgtgtgtatggtttaatggggtaatgattgtcaatgttttttttaattaaaagaaaaataaacatacacaccagtataaagaacaaacactaacgaacaaaacaaacattcaccccctacaatacatgtaataaaagtggttaggcaaggtgaATTTTAACAAAATAATACTTACGGGTAAAATATCGCTgaataacttcttgccttacctgcctccctacatctgtactcacactgtcaccagatgtttctaactcctctgcttgctgactgttttcttcatcatcatgtggcagatgttgttgcaaacacagattatggagaaaacagcagcagaacacaatcctagtcaccttagagggactatacaacaaaagcccagcagatttatccagacaccgaaacctagatttcagcactccaaaacatctttctatcacgttccgcgtagacttatgtgcatgattgtaactgtgttcagcaggagaatcaggttgggacaatggagtaagtagccaagagtagcagccataaccaccatcacctgaaaaacatatataggcaacattagtacatgtgtatgatgaataattacccccaaaaaaaaaggagtttgaagttaacacacatacacacaacacacttggaacatacccagcagccagccatcaggcatttgtccgtcctcaaatttatcgaagagagatgacagactgaggatgaaggagtcatggcagtcgccagggtaacctgcaaccacactcataatttttagatttgcatcacaaaccacctggacattagtggatttgtccatatgtcgattagtataaatatattgacggcccctaggtggtctcagctcaacgtgtgtgcaatctatggcccccagcacattgggcatgccagcaagctcatagaaagctaccctgactgcatgccactgcgactcctgggtagggaagcagatagaggcatttatatgggggtcgaagacatccaaaacctgagttgacattaataaatataaggtgagtgtcatgatctgtattcaatacaatactgtgttctaagacctaacagaagcaacacttagacatagacgtgtatgtatatttgaactcacctgattcaaatattttgaaaaggtgggctgggagataccaatgacgtcgcctgttacagcctggaagctcccagtagccataaagtgcaacacagccaggagtttgtgcaggcctgagacagagcgagagcgtgctgtctcagggtctagtcccagtttgacaaggtcatacagacggaaaatgttgtttcgatttagcctaaacatctgtatgaccctatcatcagacaatgcgtttaagtttaaacgtcccctaaaaaaacgaggctggcgcagcctccgcggcacctgttcaacctgctgaccatgttcacttacctggccctgatttattgaagagtcatggagcactctcaggtatcccccagcaaccaaaaAATCTGAAACACAcacaacagccgccatttcagagtgagagatattcaaaatgtgcctgggaaccttttatagggccaaacattcaggtgtgactaatgaatAATTGAAtatacatgtaaacacgcttctcaaaagcaggtctacttttttttaggacttttgtacgaattgtattttttcacgaccaCAAATGCATtatcacggtagacattacaaatacgaatggttagtaaatgaccgtgattcatacctaaacagccgcgttttgaccgatggtgtattcattcgtaattttacacatgaacttccaaaaaaatacgaatggcctcatcactgccgtgtttttggcttagtaaattaccgagatgacactttgaagaaaaaacggcatctcggtcaaaatcgggaccttagtaaatataccccattgattgcttcttttttggtgggggcccaaaccaaccagtcatttcagtcacagtcgtgtggcagaccctgtcactgaaatgatgggttcgttaatgtgcatgtcctgtttatactacataagggtgggtgggagggcccaaggacaattccatcttacacctcttttttctttcatttttctttgcatcatgtgctgtttggggacaatttttttgaagggccatcctgcctgacactgcagtgccactcctagatgggccaggtgtttgtgtcggccacttgtgtcgcttagcttagccatccagcgacctcggtgcaaattttaggactaaaaataatattgtgaggtgttcagaatagactggaaatgagtggaaattatggttattgaggttaataatactatgggatcaaaatgacccccaaattctatgatttaagctgttttttagagttttttgaaaaaaacacccgaatccaaaacacacccgaatccgacaaaaaaatttcggtgaggttttgccaaaacacggccgcggaaccgaacccaaaaccaaaacacaaaacgcgaaaaatttccggtgcacatcactagtctaaaGGCGCAGTTGCACTGACACCTGTTACCATGGTCACTGGAACATTCTGCGTATGCCATAGGCAGGTGCGATGTTCAGTGGTACAGCCAATGGCTCACTGATATTGCATCTTTGGTGGATTCACCCCGCAGCTGCTGGGCATCTCAATAGGATGCCCATTGGCCACGGCACCAGTGGCTGTGACTTCTTCATTCGCACCCCACCTCCGAATCATCCCCTATGTTTGCATCTCATGGGCTATTACATAAGGTcccatatttctcttacatcctacgggatactgggaatccatttagtaccatggggtatagatgggtccacttggagccatgggcaccatAGAAGTTTGATAACATGTGCAGGCtgctcccgctatgcccctcctaccagactcagtttagaaaatgtgcctgaaggagccggtcacatctctggaagctcctgaagagttttctgcatttattttcaaagtttgttattttcagacaggactggatggcaccagcctgcctgcttcgtgggacttagggggtggaacggcccaaccccactaagggttaatggtcccgttccccgttgacaggacgctagctcctgagggagctatttgcaagccccaccaccgcgagcgtacattcctgcagcacgccaccacccctaacagagccagaagaaagaagagtggtgagtactaagccagtatcccggttagcgggtcgccggccattatggcggcataagggtacggagacgcacggcttctacacggggcggactgagtctccagacttagtacactgtagtgtacacagtgcccagactggcaatacaggcttaaaagggagcttactccattttatgcactcagacacataaagcgggaagaccgcgcgccattgcaggggcggggcttcactatgagtggaaccagcagctcacaggcaccattttaccctactgcagctacaCAGACTCTGACTACAGGGATGAGCAactcctccggagagcctccagattacctcagtggtaccagggggtcatagcaggggtgagctatatactagtgtactaagtccctaatctaggtacttagtctgcgacctggctaagcttggtttTAGCGATAATTccaccgtgtgctggttccatactatctctgtgtctctcgggaagggctctttgtgggttaattgtgcacttAACCCTTTCCTGTGTGTATGCTGTCACTGCtgtagtatgtcaggcaaagagtgtgtttcatgtaaggcacagtgttcctcttttcCAGGGGGTtccctagtgtgtactcagtgtagtatcccttctcaggctagtggggcggtGCCAGTATGGCTGAGCTCCATTTGGGAGATGctctccaccatctctactaaattatctcgtaatgagaaagagacgcagtacttaagacagtctatggctgagtgtATGCAAAAGtactcagtactcagaccagcgtctcagtcctctactatTTGTCCGCAGAAACATACTTTGGCCCAtatactgcattctgactctgataatgggggtaattccaagttgatcgcagcagaatttttgatagcaattgggcaaaaccatgtgcactgcaggggaggcagatataacatgtgcagaaagagttagatttgggtgggttattttatttctgtgcagggtaaatactgtctgctttatttttacactgcatattagattgcagattgaacacaccccacccaaatctaaatctctctgcacatgttatatctgcctcccctgcagtgcatatggttttgcccaattgcgaacaaaaatcctgctgcgatcaacttggaattacccccaatgaagggtcagaaatggaggaaggtgaggtggacgtaGAGGTAGGGGAGAatactctgtcacagggtgtagaggctctcatagattctatcagaaaagtcctaaatatccctgataaggtgatagaggagtgtgaggaatcttactttaatataaagaaaaaatcctcagccacttttcccgtatcaaaggaactaaataccgcgTGGCAtatgtgttaacctggagaaggcataaggaagtgataaaccagtgataaatgcaaggtgataaacacaccagccaatcagctcctaactgttactttacatattggagctgattggctggtccgttTATCAccatgcatttatcactggtttatcacttccttatgccttctccaggttattacatctgacctcctgtttgaagaaccatgggttaatccagatGAGAAATTTCTAATTCCTAGGCgattattatcatcttttcctattcctcctgaggataggaaaaaatgagaaaatccaccgatagtggatgcataagTCTCCAGGCTCTCATGTAAAGTAGTACTACCTATTCCTGGTGTAGCCTCCCTAAAGAATACAGCTGattgtaagattgagactacactcaaatctttgtatacagctgcaggggtggcccagagtccCACTATAGCAAATGGGGGGATtactcgagccattgctaaatggtctggtaatttaattgaggggttagacaccttacctcaagaggaaattgtttactcctgcagcatatacaagactctgcgaactttatggtgaaagccattaaaaagataggtttgcttaatgcacgcactacagctatggcagtgtcggcacgcaggggattatggctacgtcagtggactgctgatgcggactccaaaaaaggtgtggaagCCCTGCTTTTCACAGGTGAGATCTTATTTGGTGACAAACTCGACAAGTGGATCTcatgagctactgcgggtaagtccacttatctaccttctgcagctcagccagctaggaaggcctactcagaacCCAATtttcagtccttttggactgccaagtttagaggCAAGGCCAGAAGTTCTTCTACcgccgctagaggtaaaccacgcaaaccagtgactgctggttcacaggaacagagctcatgcTCTGCCTCCTCAAcaccttctgcatgacggtggaccgcgatgcctgggagacaggcatgtggtagcccggctaaaattcttcagttacacctggacaagatcttgccaggatccctgggtcataaaccttatatcccagggctacaggctggagttcaaggATCTcctgcctcacagattcttcaaatcaggcttaccagtttcacaagaagcaagagtaaccttacaagaagctattcaaaaactgttacagacccaggtcattgttccagttccacctcatctacaaaacaagggatactattccagcttgtttgtagttccgaaaccggaatgttcagtaagaccgattctgaatctcaagtcattgTACCCATACTTGCGagcattcaagttcaagatggagtctctgagagtgatgATCTCAGgtgtggaagagggggaattcctagcatctctggatgtcaaggatgcatatcttcacattccgatctggccgcctcatcaggcttatctacgatttgcactgcaggactgtcactaccaatttcaggccctggcatttggtctctccacggcacctggGTGTtcgccaaaatctcacctagagccgacGCATAAGCTTCATTCCCtgggatactggacacagagtctcagagagtgctccttcccttggaaaaggcagtggtgatccagtcgatggttcgggctgtcttgaagccgacccgaatctcagtacatctgtacatccgccttctggggaaaatggtggcttcttacgaagcaattcagtatggaaggtttcatgcgagggccttccagctggatctgttggacaaatggtctggatcgcatctgcatatgcatcagaggattcgtctgtcgccaaaagccaggatctccctcctgtggtggctacaaacttctcacctagtggagggtcaaAAGTTCGGGatacagaattggattcttctaaccacagaagcaagcctcaaaggttggggtgcagtcacccagggggtgcagtttcaaggaagatggttagTCAGGAAatcgttcttccaataaacatcctggaactcagtgcTATCTacagcccttctgcaggcctcatctcttcttcagaatcgggccattcaagttcagtcagacaatgtgacagcggtgtcttacatcaaccgacagggcggaacgaaaagcagggccacaatgtcagaggtgtcaagaaatcTCCTCTGGGCGTAAAAACACATtgtggcattgtcagcgatcttcattccgggagtagacaaccaggaagcagatttcctcagcaggcacgacctgcaccagggggaatggggcctccacctggaggtgttccagtTGCGGACAcgtcggtggggttatccacagattgacatgatggcctctcgactcatcaAGACGTTTAagcaatattgttccaggtcgaaggacccacaagctgtagcgaGCGACGCCTTGACAACTCCATGGGCCTACcgactggtgtacttgtttcctcccattcctctgatcccaagaatactcaaaagaataaaaagggaaggagttcaagcaattctcattgccctggactggccgtgaagggcctggtatgcggatcttctcgagatgctaatcgaagatccgtggcctctgcctcttcgagtggATCTACTGCAACagtgcccgttcgtctatcaagacttaccacggctacgtttgatggcatggaagttgaacggttgattctagccaggagaggaattcctgacaaggttatcctgactatgatccaagc
Coding sequences within:
- the LOC134947501 gene encoding AT-rich interactive domain-containing protein 1A-like, which codes for MRSVYATDRPQPTDDGGNAGSSSASRPPLRRPSQGSVSLPTRPSKSRRVESESAAPSSPPRRRVSAVLPQPLLDILASPQSDEPRSPQLSEPTIMGEDDQQEPDQQATFTLHLQPVAPTQPTQQQDMPQASVSPQLIPTPPQQQMSADFWSSWATQQVQNTAYLNTHTQHLASLPHHLPRISRNSGRLIVQVGRIATSMEQIRADNMQMLTNLSRVIDEQQQQQQALIQVIQHNQVVTETLS